A genomic region of Kineococcus rhizosphaerae contains the following coding sequences:
- a CDS encoding ABC transporter substrate-binding protein produces MRRRSAPRSAAQLELRPEFLARPGRRAVVLGGLLGGVVTGALAGCSGNSSGETGGKTVLTIGDEPTPDQAANLKIYRDNVASFQAAHPDVVLKTEQTTWDAQTFQTKLAGGTLPDVLSVPFTEGRSLAQAGQVADLGDVLESTGLAAKLNPQTLRIGQASDGRTFGVPVAAYSMGLALNRALFRQAGLDPDRPPATWDEVRAAAAQITQRTGVPGFGQMTSDNTGGWVLTAQTYSRGGSVVDEDGGRTTLAGPTRDALDLLHRMRFTDGSIGANALYDHPGAAEAFAAGKFAMYVIAPDVYTAIVVNSGFPAQDFGSGPLPQGGATPAGTLAGGTLQVVSPRADDARRKAAVQWIEWLYLRQYTSQEQAVDTAQAAADSGGAVGLPGLSVLSDESYAQYQRWIEPYVNVPVANFTAYAQALPTIPILPEPAKNAQAVYAALDPVVQSVLTRSDADPAALLKAAGTTIDAQLAR; encoded by the coding sequence ATGAGGAGACGTTCCGCCCCCCGTTCCGCCGCACAGCTCGAACTGCGCCCTGAGTTCCTCGCCCGCCCCGGACGACGTGCCGTCGTCCTCGGCGGCCTGCTCGGCGGTGTGGTCACCGGCGCCCTCGCGGGCTGCTCCGGCAACTCGTCGGGGGAGACCGGCGGCAAGACCGTCCTCACGATCGGCGACGAACCCACGCCCGACCAGGCGGCCAACCTGAAGATCTACCGGGACAACGTCGCCTCCTTCCAGGCCGCCCACCCCGACGTCGTCCTCAAGACCGAGCAGACCACCTGGGACGCGCAGACGTTCCAGACCAAGCTCGCCGGGGGCACCCTGCCCGACGTCCTGAGCGTGCCGTTCACCGAGGGCCGCTCACTGGCGCAGGCCGGTCAGGTCGCCGACCTCGGCGACGTCCTGGAGTCCACCGGCCTGGCCGCCAAGCTCAACCCGCAGACGCTGCGCATCGGCCAGGCGAGCGACGGGCGCACCTTCGGCGTCCCCGTGGCGGCCTACTCGATGGGCCTGGCCCTCAACCGCGCCCTGTTCCGCCAGGCCGGCCTCGACCCCGACCGCCCCCCGGCGACGTGGGACGAGGTCCGCGCCGCCGCCGCGCAGATCACCCAGCGCACCGGGGTGCCGGGGTTCGGCCAGATGACGTCGGACAACACCGGCGGCTGGGTGCTGACCGCGCAGACCTACAGCCGCGGCGGCAGCGTCGTGGACGAGGACGGCGGGCGCACCACGCTCGCCGGACCCACCCGCGACGCCCTCGACCTGCTGCACCGGATGCGCTTCACCGACGGTTCCATCGGCGCCAACGCGCTGTACGACCACCCCGGGGCCGCCGAGGCCTTCGCGGCGGGCAAGTTCGCCATGTACGTCATCGCGCCCGACGTGTACACCGCGATCGTCGTCAACAGCGGGTTCCCCGCGCAGGACTTCGGGTCCGGGCCGCTGCCCCAGGGCGGCGCCACCCCCGCCGGGACCCTCGCCGGCGGCACCCTGCAGGTCGTCAGCCCGCGGGCCGACGACGCGCGGCGCAAGGCCGCCGTGCAGTGGATAGAGTGGCTCTACCTGCGGCAGTACACCAGTCAGGAGCAGGCCGTCGACACCGCCCAGGCCGCCGCCGACAGCGGCGGCGCCGTGGGCCTGCCGGGCCTGAGCGTGCTCTCGGACGAGTCCTACGCGCAGTACCAGCGGTGGATCGAACCGTACGTCAACGTGCCGGTCGCGAACTTCACCGCCTACGCGCAGGCCCTGCCCACCATCCCGATCCTGCCCGAACCGGCCAAGAACGCCCAGGCCGTCTACGCCGCCCTCGACCCGGTCGTCCAGAGCGTGCTGACCCGTTCCGACGCCGACCCCGCTGCGCTGCTGAAGGCGGCGGGCACGACGATCGACGCCCAGCTGGCCCGCTGA
- a CDS encoding carbohydrate ABC transporter permease, which produces MVPITRDSTRSPAPSTVRPAPAVAAGPARRRRRGVRGGFGAFVFALPALVVFGFFSWGPIGRAVVMSFQRTNLVQGGEWVGWSNFSYVLADPLFATAVRNTLWFTLLAVVAGFPLPLLLAVLISEVRRRRGLFTALAFLPVVVPPVVAILLWRTLYDPETSGVFNTLLRSVGLPALHWLSDPDLAMPAIVVEATWASAGNAVVIYLAALTSVRTELYEAAELDGAGLLGRVRHVTLPQLRGVVLVMLLLQVVGTMQVFSEPYLFTGGGPENATTSVLLLVYDYAFVHGDFGAATAASVLLALALGLFSAGYGLATRRWSTR; this is translated from the coding sequence ATGGTGCCGATCACCCGCGACTCGACCCGCTCACCCGCCCCGAGCACGGTGCGGCCCGCGCCGGCCGTGGCCGCCGGCCCGGCCCGGCGCCGGCGACGGGGCGTCCGCGGCGGGTTCGGCGCGTTCGTGTTCGCGCTGCCCGCCCTGGTGGTCTTCGGGTTCTTCTCCTGGGGCCCGATCGGGCGCGCGGTCGTCATGTCGTTCCAGCGCACCAACCTCGTCCAGGGCGGTGAGTGGGTCGGCTGGTCGAACTTCTCCTACGTGCTGGCCGACCCGCTGTTCGCCACCGCCGTGCGCAACACCCTGTGGTTCACGCTCCTGGCCGTGGTCGCGGGATTCCCGCTGCCCCTGCTGCTGGCGGTCCTCATCTCCGAGGTCCGCCGCCGGCGGGGGTTGTTCACCGCCCTGGCGTTCCTGCCCGTCGTCGTCCCTCCCGTGGTGGCGATCCTGCTGTGGCGCACGCTGTACGACCCCGAGACCTCCGGGGTCTTCAACACCCTGCTGCGGTCGGTGGGACTGCCTGCGCTGCACTGGCTGTCCGATCCCGACCTCGCGATGCCGGCCATCGTGGTCGAGGCGACCTGGGCCTCGGCGGGCAACGCCGTGGTGATCTACCTGGCGGCGCTGACGTCGGTGCGCACGGAACTGTACGAAGCCGCCGAACTCGACGGCGCCGGCCTGCTCGGCCGCGTCCGGCACGTCACGCTGCCGCAGTTGCGCGGGGTCGTCCTCGTCATGCTGCTGCTGCAGGTCGTCGGCACCATGCAGGTGTTCTCCGAGCCGTACCTGTTCACCGGCGGCGGACCGGAGAACGCCACGACGTCGGTGCTGCTGCTCGTCTACGACTACGCCTTCGTGCACGGCGACTTCGGTGCGGCGACCGCGGCCAGCGTCCTGCTCGCCCTGGCGCTCGGCCTGTTCTCGGCCGGTTACGGCCTCGCGACCAGGAGGTGGAGCACACGATGA
- a CDS encoding carbohydrate ABC transporter permease, with product MSRTLELPADPAGRDAPESSRGIASELERRRPGLRAGYGLVHALLLLALVVTGVGPLWWVAKAALSPSQQILRDPLALWPDGGPQWRNLLSALTDYGIGRSLLNTAVVAAGSTLCTLVVASTAAYVLSVLRPRWAPLLNAAILATLLVPGVVVLVPLYLSVLHVPVVGISLLDSFWAVWLPAGANAFSVVVVKRFFDGLPAELFEAARLDGADTVRLFVSIVLPLSRPILAVVGLLALMASWKDFLWPLLVLQDPALQPVSVLLPKVATTTPLNVQMAQLLLALAVPVVLFLVFQRQVLRGVGLSGGVKG from the coding sequence ATGAGCAGAACCCTGGAACTGCCCGCCGACCCCGCCGGGCGGGACGCGCCGGAGTCCTCCCGGGGCATCGCCTCGGAGCTGGAACGCCGCCGGCCCGGGCTGCGCGCCGGGTACGGGCTCGTGCACGCCCTGCTGCTCCTGGCGCTGGTCGTGACCGGCGTCGGGCCGTTGTGGTGGGTGGCCAAGGCGGCGCTCTCGCCTTCCCAGCAGATCCTGCGCGACCCGCTGGCCCTGTGGCCCGACGGCGGGCCGCAGTGGCGGAACCTCCTCTCGGCGCTGACCGACTACGGCATCGGGCGCAGCCTGCTCAACACGGCCGTCGTGGCCGCCGGGTCGACGCTGTGCACCCTCGTCGTGGCCTCCACCGCCGCCTACGTCCTCAGCGTCCTGCGACCCCGCTGGGCCCCGCTGCTGAACGCGGCGATCCTGGCCACGCTCCTGGTCCCCGGCGTCGTCGTGCTGGTCCCGCTGTACCTCAGCGTCCTGCACGTGCCGGTGGTCGGGATCAGCCTGCTGGACTCCTTCTGGGCCGTGTGGCTGCCCGCCGGCGCCAACGCCTTCAGCGTCGTGGTCGTCAAGCGGTTCTTCGACGGCCTGCCCGCCGAGCTGTTCGAGGCCGCCCGCCTCGACGGGGCGGACACCGTGCGCCTGTTCGTCTCCATCGTCCTGCCGCTGTCCCGCCCGATCCTCGCGGTCGTCGGGCTGCTGGCCCTGATGGCCTCCTGGAAGGACTTCCTGTGGCCGCTGCTGGTCCTGCAAGACCCCGCCCTGCAACCGGTCTCGGTGCTGCTGCCGAAGGTCGCCACGACGACCCCGCTGAACGTGCAGATGGCCCAGCTGCTGCTGGCCCTGGCCGTGCCGGTGGTGCTGTTCCTGGTGTTCCAGCGCCAGGTGCTGCGCGGGGTGGGCCTCAGCGGCGGGGTCAAGGGGTGA